The window AAACAAAACGGAGTTTGCCGTTTCTTGTTTTTTTGTCGCGCAGCATCATAAAAATCATAGTTTCCGGGCGCAATTTCTCTTTAAGCGAAACCGGAAGACCGATTTTCTTAAGCAGAGATTCAACTTTCTGCTGGTTTTCAAAGCTAAAAATCCTTTTTTTTACAGCTAGTCTTGAAGCCATATTCATGCCGATTGAAATTGCTTCGCCGTGAAGATATTTGTCATAATTTGTCAGAGTTTCTATTGCATGCCCGAAAGAATGGCCGAAATTTAAAATTTCTCTTAGCCCCTTATTTTCAAATTCGTCTTTTTCAACTACTCCGGCTTTAATCTTACAGCAATTATAAATTATATTTTTCCAATCGTTTGAGTCTATTTTATTTTTGCCGGAAACTTTTTTTTCAAGATGCTCGAAAAGTTTCTTATCAGAAATAATTCCGTACTTTACAACTTCCGAAAGGCCGTTTTTTATCTGTTTTTCCGGTAAAGTATTTAGTAATGAAACGTCTATTATTACCGCTTTCGGCTGGTAAAATGCTCCGATTAAATTTTTCCCTTCTTTAAGATCAACGCCAGTTTTTCCGCCGACGGATGAGTCCACCATAGCAAGAAGCGTTGTCGGTATTTGTATGTAAGGGATGCCGCGCATATAAGTCGCGGAAAAAAATCCCGCAATATCTCCGACAACCCCGCCTCCAAAAGCAATTACAGCACAAGATCTGTCAATCCTGGATTTTACCGCATTAAAATAGAGCTCTTTTAAGGTTTCAATATTTTTATAACTTTCACCGTCAGGTATGGCTATTGAATAAACACTGAAACCTGAAGTTTTCAAGCTCTTTTCAAGGGTATCAAAATACAGCTTCTTAACTACAGTGTTCGTAATTACAAATATTTTGCCTGAAATATTCAGCTTTTTAAGAAATATTCCGGCCTTTTTTATGCTTTCGCCGATAATTATGGGATATTTGCGTTCACCCAAATTAACAATTATTTTTTTCATACTGAAGATTATATATAAATTGAATAGGAATATCAACCCAGATTTTTCAACAGAAAAAATCTGCACGAAGTGCCGCACCATTAAAAAGCACTGAAAAATGAAGCACTTCAAATAGGAAGCAGATGGAAATCTTGCGAACATTTTCTTTGAACACGCTTAAAATGGTGCGGGGTTAATCCAGCCCGCCACGGGCGGGCTGTCCTTCGGGACAAATTTTGCAATCTATTGCAAAATTTTGGGTCAATTTGATTTATAGCTAAATATTTGCAAAAATATTAGCTAATATGAAACTTTGCGTAATTAACAAAAAAACCAACCAGGAAAAAAATAAAATACTTACGGAAAAGAAAAACCTGGACATGGAAAAGCTTTTTTCCGCCATTCCTTATGAAGAAAGGATTGCTTTTGTTCCTCACTGCTTAAGAAACAGCGAAAAATGCAAGGCCAAAGAGCGCGGCTCTTATTTTATTTGTATGGAATGCGGGGCCTGCAAAATTAGCAAAATCAGCAAAAAAGCTAAGGAATTGGGCTACAAAGGAATATTTATACTTAAAGGCGGGAGAACAATAGAAAAGCTGGTTAAGGAATTTAAGCCGAAAGCGGTTTTAGGCGTTGCTTGCTACTTTGAAGGGGCTCAAGGAATTGAGCTTCTTGATAATAATGGAGGAAAAGATAAAATAGCAGTTCAGTTTGTTCCTCTCACCAAAGACGGGTGCACAGATACTGATGTTAACTTGGATGTAGTCTTGAAGGCACTCAGCAAATAATCGGCTTTTCATAACAAAAGAAGCAGGAAGAACAAAAATTCTTCCTGCTTCTTATTTTTTGAATGTTATATTTATTTCTCTATTCTTATTGAAGTAAATGAACGGACAACATATGTGACTGCAATTATGAAAAATATCGCAGCGGCCATTCTGCTTAATATCGTTGGAAGTTCTATTGCCAGCTCTAGAGCCAGGAGGCCGAACAAAGTCGTAAATTTTATAATAGGATTCAACGAAACTGATGAAGTGTCTTTAAAAGGATCCCCTACGGTATCGCCTATCACGGTTGCTTTATGAAGATCCGTCCCTTTTTCTTTCAAATCAACCTCAACAACCTTTTTGGCATTATCCCATACCGCGCCTGCATTTGCCATAAATATCGCCTGGTAAAGGCCAAAAATAGCAATTGAAATAAGGTATCCGATAAAAAAGAACGGCTGCAAGCATGCAAAAGCAAGTGTAGTAAAAAATATCACTAAAAATATATTGAACATTCCTTTCTGGGCATATCTCGTACAGATTTCAACGACCTTTTTACTGTCCTCAATTGACGCTTTGATTGAACCCTCAAGCTTAATATTTGCTTTAATAAATTCAACAGCCCTGTAAGCCCCGCTTGTAACAGCGTGGGTTGATGCTCCGGTAAACCAGTAAATTACGGCTCCGCCGGAGAGAAGCCCAAGGAAAAACGGCGCATGAAGTATGGAAAGTTTATCCAAATTCTGGGCCAGCCCTTTGGTCAGCAAGACAATAATTGAAAATATCATTGTGGTTGCGCCGACTACCGCCGTTCCGATCAAAACTGGTTTTGCAGTTGCCTTGAAAGTGTTTCCTGCCCCGTCATTTGTTTCAAGAGTAATTTTTGCTTTAGAAAAATCGGGATCAAAACCGAAATCTTTTTTTATTTCTTGTTTTATATTCGGTATATTTTCAATCAGCGAAAGCTCATATATTGACTGGGCGTTGTCTGTAACTGGCCCGTATGAATCAACCGCAATTGTGACAGGCCCCATTCCAAGAAACCCGAACGCTACAAGGCCGAATGCAAAAACGGGTTCTGCTATCATCAGCTGGCTAAGTCCCATTTTACTAAAAATATATGCGACTGACATTAAAAAAATTATCGCAAAACCCATCCAGTATGCGCTGTAATTACCCGCAACAAAACCCGACAAAATATTCAAAGACGCGCCGCCATGCCTTGTTGAGTTAAGAACATTCTTAACAAACGCACTCTCGGTTGAAGTAAATATTTTTACTATTTCAGGGATTAGGGCGCCGGCAATCGTTCCGCAGGATATGATTGCTGCAAGCTTCCACCAAAGAGTACCGTCTCCTATATTGCCGATTATGAAATATGAAATAAAATATGTTATCGCTATAGAAACAAGGGATGTAATCCACACCAATGAGGTCAATGGATGCTCAAAGTTCATCTTTGTAGCTTTTGCATATTTAATTTCGGAAAATAACGAATTTACACCGTATGAAAAACTGCTTGCAATCAGCATGGCAAGACGCATTATGAATATCCAAACAAGAAGTTTCACTTGAATTATAGGGTCTTTCACGGCAAGCACTATAAAAGAAATAAGAGCAACACCTGTAACGCCGTAAGTTTCAAAACCGTCCGCCGTAGGCCCTACCGAGTCGCCGGCATTGTCTCCCGTGCAGTCCGCAATAACACCGGGGTTTCTCGCATCGTCTTCTTTGATACCGAAAACTATTTTCATAAGGTCAGAACCTATGTCAGCGATTTTCGTAAATATGCCTCCGGCTATACGAAGCACCGAAGCACCCAAAGATTCGCCTATGGCAAATCCGATGAAACACGGGCCTGAATAAGATGGATCAATGAAAAGCAAGATCACAAGCATCACAAAAAGCTCAATGCTTATTAAAAGCATCCCGATGCTTATTCCTGCACGAAGAGGAATTTCGCTCGTAGGGTAAGGAAGGCCTTTTAAGGAAGCAAAAGCGGTACGCGAATTAGCGAAAGTATTGATTCTCATGCCAAACCACGCAACCGAATAACTTCCTAGAATACCGATTATGCTGGCTAAAACTATTATTGCAATTTTTCCCGTTTCAAAATGTCTTAGGACGCCGAAGTAAACCACGATTATTATTGCAAGAAACAATTCAAGCATCATAAGAAATTTTCCCTGTGCTATAAGGTATGTTTTACATGTTTCATATATAAGCTCAGAAATTTCCTTCATTGCTTTGTGGACCGGCAGTTTTTTTACATGGAGATACTGCAGGAACCCAAATAAAAGGCCGCATAAACACAGCAACAAACCAAATGTTAAAAGGGTATGCCCGTTAACACCCAAAAAATTGACGGAACGCAAATCCGGCAATATCAATGATGCTTCGCTAGCAAACAGATTTGATGTAAGGAAAGTTGCAGCAAAGATTGCAACCAAAGAAAATAAAACTTTTTTCGTACGACAAAATAAACTCATAATTACTTCTCCTTTAACAAAAATATCCTGAAACAAATTAAAACACAACACTGTGTCTTACTGTTTGGATTGTATAATAGAAAGGTGATTCAAAAAAGAAAAAAGGCTTGTTTGCAAGCCTGACAAATTATAGAAAAAAGCCTTCAGGGTGTCAAATTGAGCTGCCGACTTGCGCTGATCCGCTTAAGTATCGGCGGATGGGTATATTCCATAAAAACTTTTACGGGATGAGGGGTAAGGTTACCGAGATTGTCAACGGTAAGCTTTTTAAGCGCGTTAATCATTGCATCAGGTTTTTTATAGGTTTCCGCCGCGTATCTATCCGCTTCATATTCATTTTTTCTTGAAAACCAGTTTCCGAAAATTGAAAGAATAAGATTTAAAGGCGAGTAAATAAAACCGAAGAAAATTATGCTTGAATAAATTGAAACATATTCCATTTTAAAAGCTTTTGCCAAACCTGTATTGTTGATAAACAAAGAAAGAATAAAAAACATCAGAGCGCTTTCCAGAAAGGATAAAATTATAGATTTTAAAATATGTTTCTTTTTATAATGTCCCATTTCATGAGCTAAAACCGAAACAAGCTCATCCGTAGTATGTTTTTGTATAAGCGTGTCAAACAGTACTATCCGCCTGAATTTTCCGAATCCTGTAAAAAACGCGTTTGATTTTGTCGATCGGCGGGAACCGTCCATTTTAAACAATCCCTTTATTTTAAAATTTTCTTTTTGAGCATAATCTTCAACCGATCTTTTCAAATCCCCGTCTTCCAACGGAATAAATTTATTAAATAACGGCATGATTAACACTGGGGCGATAAATGTCAGAAAAAGCTCAAATATTGAAAATGAAATCCAAAAATAAAACCATGCAAACTTCCCGAAAACCGCAAAAAACCATATAATACCGGCAAAAACAATGCCTCCAATAAAACCGCCTAAAATCCAGCCTTTTAAAATATCTGTTATGAATGTTTTTATCGTGGTTTTATTGAAACCGTATTTTTCTTCTATTATAAAAGTGTGGTAAGCCGAAAAAGGTATTTTAAGCAGCTGGAACCCCAACAAAAGCGTAAAAGCAAAAATAAGTCCGGTCAAAATACTGCCAAGCCCGTAACTCCGCGCAAATTTATCTACAATATCAAAACTGGCCGAAAAAATAAAAAAAATAATTATCAAAAGAAAAAAAGTATCCTGGAATATTCCAAAAATTGTGTTTTCTTTTAGGTATTTCTGGGAAGTTTCGTATCTTTGAGGATCGTAAACACCTTTGAATTCTTCGGGAAGTCCTGTTTTAAGGTTCCTAATATTTAGGTATTCAACCAGGACATCCAGCAGATATCCGCCAATCAGAATAGTTAATATAATGACTAAATATAAATTTATTTTGAACTCCATTTAATACAGTAGGCAGTCCTCGGACCCATAGGGTCCTATGGACCTGAGGGTAGATAGGTTTTAGTAGGTAGGAAAAATGAATTTAAAATATAGAATTTACAAATATTAACAAAGTAAAATTGCAGTTTCCTAATCCCTACCTACTATCTACTACCTACTGTATTATTCATTTGTTTTTCATTTCGCTTTCTTTCGGAAACTTTGCGGCATATTTTCTTATCCATTCAATCGCAGCCTGCGTACCGTTAAGCGCTCTCCCTTCCTTTTCTTTAACATCGTCCTTATACTGCTGTATATGGCATACCTGCTCAACCATTCTAATTCTAAACGCATCTATATCCTGAACAAATCTTATACCTACATCATAATGGTCATTTCTTTTTTTTGACCACATTACCTCGCCTTCTGCCTCAAAAATAGGTTTAATAAGCGGTATTTTTATATGGATTATTTTGCCCTTTTTTAATCCAATTTTTGATTTAAAACATAACCCTCCCGCGCTTATATCAATAAGATATTCATGCTCGGAAGCCGCTACCTCATCCATTTGAATTTCAATAGGAATATCTAGAGGATGCCTCGCGAAGTTTCTTCTTTCTTTGTATTCGCAGCTGTTTTCCATAACAAACCCCCTTTACGGCAGGTTAAGAATAAGACAGGCTGAGATAGAGCCAGAACACGACAGGTTAAGATTAAGGTTGAGTAAAGGTTTTAATAAAGACCTGATTTTTTCTTAACCTTAACCTGTTTCATTCTTAACCTAAACCTGCCTTTTTAGGCATTTTACTATTTCGCCGACATACATTCTGTGATAATCTTTTTTGGGATAATTCAGTTCAATTTTTGTATCTAAAAAATTTTGCGGATTTATATCATTAAAATATATTTTTTTGCACTCAATAGCCAGATCTGCCTAATCAAAACACACATTCCCAATACTTGTTTTTCTTGCTGTAAGCCCTTTTACAGCCATTTTATTAACTTTATTTCCCGAATTTGTTCCGCAGAAATTCAATATATCGCGGTATTTTTCATCAAAGAATGAAAGAGTAAAATAGTTTGCTTTTTCAACAAATTGATAGGTATGCCGTGTTGGCCTGATAAAGCAGAAACATACATTTTTATCCCAAAGAACTCCTTGCCCGCCCCAGCTAGCAGTCATCATATTATAGGAGTCAATGTTTCCGGCAGTAATTAACATCCAGCCATCGTTAATTAGCTTGAAAACATTTGCACTTATTTCTTTGGGGTCTATTTCAATAAAATCGGTGCTGGCCATTATTAGACGGCTACCTTGATAACGCCTTTTCTCAAACTGTTTTCATGCGAAAGAGGGGCGTGACAGTCTTCCGGAAAAAATATGGCAAAGTCGCCCGGCCTCAGCTTAAAATAAAAGTCAGGCTCATCAGAAAAAGATTCCACGTCCTTGCCCGGCTCGGGCATTTCAATGATTTTTTTGCATTCGTCAAACGATCGCCAGCCGATTTCGTCAGTTCCTTCTAAAACAAAATGTATGTCTATATACTCGCTGTGTTTTTCAAGTTTTGATTCCTTTTTTCCTTTCCCTTTTTGTCTTGCAATTGTTACATAAACAATATTTCCGGCAATCTGATGCCGGCCGTCAGGTATAAAAGAAAGATTCTCCTTTTTTAAAAACTCAAAGGCATCTTTGAATCCGGGATGAATTTTTACATAACGGTTAGAATTTGAAATTTTATCAACAATCATATTTTTATTTCTTCAATGAATTTATGCAGTTTCTGGCGATATAAAGGTTTAATTCAAACAGTTTTTCCTTTTTTTATATGTTACAACTTTTTTAGATAAACCGCAACATTTCAGGAAAGCAAGAATATTGATGGTGTTTAGAAAAGAAAGATAATTTTTTATAGAAAAAATCGCTCTTATATTTGCGATCTATTTTTTGGGACCGCTATTTTTTTTGAACGAGTTAATATGCCGTTTAATATACCAAACTATACCTGCAACTATGACTATTCCTATAACTAAATCAAATTTATGGAAATATACTTTTAAGTAGTCCCAGTGTTCTCCTAAACGTTTTCCAATCCATGCCAAAACCAAACACCATATATATGAACCTACAAAAGTATAAACTATAAAAGGAAACATTTTCATTCTGGCTACACCTGCAGGAAAAGCAATAAATGTTCTTATCACCGGAAGAAGCCTCGCAAAAAAAACGGTTATATCGCCGTGCTTTTCAAACCAGCGGTCAGCCATATCAAGATCGTGATGCGAGATTAAGACATATTTCCCGTACTTTTCAATCCAAACTCTCCCGCCCCACATACCCGCATAATAGGCTACTATGGATCCTAAAACACAGCCAATTGCGCCCATAAGCGCTACTATCCATAAATTGAATGCTCCTTGTGAAACCAGATAACCCGAAAAAGGCATAATTACTTCCGAAGGCAGAGGTATGCAGGCGCTTTCTATAGCCATAAGCAAAACAATTCCGATGTATCCCATTCTATTTATTGTTGAAATAATAAAAAGTGAAAGAATTGTTAGAATTTTCGTTACCACTGAAAGCTCCTTGAAAATTTGAAAAGTATTTGCTTAATCCTTCTTCGCCCTCCGTAGCTGTTGAAGCAATAAAGCGAATAGCTTTGTCTGCTGCTGAACGCCAAGCGCAGGAGGGACCACTTACCCCTTACCACTGTTTTAGGAAGTTGAATACTACATTTTTATTTCAATATTGTCAAAATATGGAGAGGTTAATTCTGCTTTGCGAAGGCGGGTTGAAAGCAATCTCAAAATAAAGTAGAATAGCCAAAGACGGCAGTAAATATTTTTTTATCTTTTTATTGAAAGGAGCAAAAGATGCCGCAAACTGTCAAAATTAATTATTCAAATTGCCTAAACCCTTTTATCGGAGAAACAGGAATTGACATTAAAGATATTGAAGCGCTTCAACCGTCAATTAATAAAGCTTACGAATCCATACAAAACCAGAAAAAGCAGGGAAAACTGGGTTTTATGGAGCTTCCTTACAAAACAGATCTCGCTAAAAAGATAAAAACGGCGGCAAAATTAGTGTCTTCAAAATTTGAAAACTTTGTAGTTATCGGTATCGGCGGTTCCGCTTTAGGAAACATCGCTCTTCAGCAGGCGCTCAGGCACCCTTACTGGAATCTTTTAGATAAGAAAAGCCGTAAAGGAGGCTTGAAACTTTTTGTCCCGGACAATGTTGATCCGGACCTTATATCAGGTTTATGCGACGTTTTAGACGTTAAAAAAACCATTTTTAACGTTATATCTAAAGCGGGTTCAACTGCTGAATGCCTTGCAAACTATTTTATTTTAAAGAAAATTCTTAAAAATAAAGTCGGAAAAAAATATAACCAACACTTAATAATTACAACCGACCCTGTAAAAGGCTATCTCAGAGAAACGGTAATAAAAGAAAACCTTTTAAGCTTTGAGGTCCCGCCAAACGTGGGCGGAAGATTTTCAGTGTTGTCGCCCGTCGGCCTAGTTTCTGCCGCTTTTTCAGGAATTGATATTGAAAAGCTTCTTTTGGGTGCAAAAATTATGGACGAAAAGTGCTCAACCCCGGAAATAATGAGAAATCCCGCGGCTCTTTACGCGCTCATTCAATACCTTTTTTATTGGAAAGGCAGGCCGATGTCGGTTATGATGCCTTATTCAAACGCGTTATACGGAATTGCCGACTGGTACCGCCAGCTTTGGGCTGAAAGTCTCGGCAAAAAAACTAACAGAAAAAACAATAAGGTGTTTGTCGGGCCTACGCCCATAAAGGCTTTGGGCGCAACTGACCAGCATTCACAGGTTCAGCTTTATATTGAAGGCCCTCAGGACAAAATTATTACATTTCTTTCAGTAGAAAAGTTCAATAAAAAAGTTTTAATCCCCTCTTTTGATAAACATTACTTGGGAGGAAGAACTTTAAACGAACTTTTGAAAGCTGAAGAAGAAGCCACAAGGCTCGCCCTGACTCAGGAAGGAAGGCCAAACATTACATTGTCGTTACCGGACATTTCTCCTGAAACTGTCGGGCAAACGCTATACCTTTTGGAACTTGCTACCGCATTTGCCGGAGAGCTTTTTGACATAAACGCGTTTGACCAGCCCGGAGTAGAGCTGGGCAAACAGCTTACCTATGCATTGATGGGCAGATCGGGCTATGAAGAAAAGAAAAAAGAAATTGAACTTAATCTTTCAAATTCAAAAAACTCAAATTATATTGTTTAGTTCAGGACAAAAAAAATGCGTATTGTCGTTAAAATCGGAACCAACACTTTAACAAAAAAGAACGGCGAGCTTGATAACGAGCAAATTACATCTTTTGCAAAAGACACCGCAAAACTTGTTAAAGTTGGCCACCAAGTCTTGATTGTTACCTCCGGCGCTATCGGCGCAGGCATGGGAAAGCTGGGCTTTAAAAACAGGCCTTCTTCGCTGCAGGAAAAACAAGCGCTTGCCGCCGTCGGCCAGCCTCTTTTGATGGACATATACCAGGACGCGTTTTCAAAGCTGGGCTTAACTATCGCTCAGGTTCTTTTAACTCGTCACGATTTTGATGACCGCAAAAAATATATTAATGCGAGAAACACTCTTAACTCGCTGCTGAAATTAGGCGTTATCCCCATTATTAATGAAAATGACACCGTCGCAGTAGAAGAAATTAATTTCGGCGATAATGACACTTTGTCCGCTCTGGTTGCTTCCGGAGTTTCTGCGGACTGGCTTTTTATTCTTACTGATGTTGAAGGCCTTTATAAAGGAGTTCCCGGAAAAAGCGAGCTTATTCATACGGTTGATGCGATTACTCCCGAAATAGAAAAATATGCTTCGGGCGTTTCGGGAAGCGGCAAGGGTGTCGGCGGAATGAAAACAAAAATTTCTGCGGCAAATATTGCCACCAAAACCGGCGTTAAAACCGTTATAGCTAACGGTACCGAAGAAATGATAATTCAAAAAATATTGGACGGAGAAAAACGCGGAACTATTTTTTTGCCTTCAAAAAAGCTTGAAGCACGCAAACACTGGATTGCTTTTGGCCCCAAATGCAAAGGAAAAATAATTATTGATGAAGGAGCGGCCAAAGCGCTGTTAAAAGGAGGAAAAAGCCTTCTTCCTTCCGGTGTTATTGGTACGGAAGGAACGTTTAGCGCGGGCGACACCGTAAGCATTATCGGACACGATAAAAAAGAAGTTGCCAGAGGTATGGTCAACTATTCAAAGGACTTCATAGAAAAGATAAAAGGCAAAAAATCCGCAGAAATACAAAAAATGTTTTCTGAGGCAATTTTTGATGAAGTTATTCATAGAGATAACCTGGTAATCCTTGACTAACCTTTTTTTCTAAATAGCCACAAAAAAACATCTATATGGATCTTTTTTTCAAGTTATTCGGCACTCCTAAAGAAGAAATAAAACTTCACTGCATAATTTGCCCCTCAAATGATCAATCCCTTTTTTCTTCAAACAAATCTTGCAAACAAAGCCGGGGCCTTTTTTTCAGCGTTTTAAATACATCTTTTGCCAGCATAATTTCAACAAGAAATAATTTTTTAATCGGAGACTGCGTTCTTGCGTTAAAAGACACCGCTTGTAAAAATATTTATTTATTTGGAAGCTGTGCGGGCACCGGAAATATGAATATCGGAGATAAAGTAATTGTTGAAAATTCATACTCTCTTGATAGCTTTACTCAAATGACAAAAAATAGCAATAATTTTGAAGTTTGCAGTGCAAACAAAGAATTGCTTGATAAATTAATATCTTTTGGCGCCAATGAAAACCTCATGTCTGTTAACTGCGCGACTGTAAGCTCCTTGCTTCTTGAGGAAAAATACCTGGGCTATTTCGCTGAACAAAAAATCTCATGCATAGATATGGAAACATCAATAGTTTTTTCAGCCGCAGCCCTGACCAAAAAAAATGCAGTATCGCTTCTTTATGTGACGGATATTTTAAGCAAAAAAAAGTTTCATGAAGCTCTTTCCCAGAAAGAAAAATCAAGCATTTTAAATTCACGCAAATCGCTTTCAAACCTTATCATTAACTTTATCAAAAATGATATCCGTTAAAAAAATAGAATCATATGTTTCCAAAAATTTCAGCCGGTTCGGAATAAACAAATCCAGAGAAATATCACGCCTAATTTTTGAAATTGCAAAAAGCCGCGCCGTTTCTTTAGAAGATCTTAAAATCCCGGATGACGAAAAAAATTTTAATAAAATAAAATCTTACCTTTTAGAAATGAGATACCCTTTAACTTTCGGCAAAACCCCTAAAGATGAGTTTTATTTGCCGCAAGTAACAATTAACCAAAAAGCGCAGGCAAATATTTCTAAATTCAAATTTTATCCCAAAAATATTTTTATAGAAAAGTCAGTTTTTAAC is drawn from Elusimicrobiota bacterium and contains these coding sequences:
- the aroB gene encoding 3-dehydroquinate synthase, whose translation is MKKIIVNLGERKYPIIIGESIKKAGIFLKKLNISGKIFVITNTVVKKLYFDTLEKSLKTSGFSVYSIAIPDGESYKNIETLKELYFNAVKSRIDRSCAVIAFGGGVVGDIAGFFSATYMRGIPYIQIPTTLLAMVDSSVGGKTGVDLKEGKNLIGAFYQPKAVIIDVSLLNTLPEKQIKNGLSEVVKYGIISDKKLFEHLEKKVSGKNKIDSNDWKNIIYNCCKIKAGVVEKDEFENKGLREILNFGHSFGHAIETLTNYDKYLHGEAISIGMNMASRLAVKKRIFSFENQQKVESLLKKIGLPVSLKEKLRPETMIFMMLRDKKTRNGKLRFV
- a CDS encoding DUF116 domain-containing protein; this encodes MKLCVINKKTNQEKNKILTEKKNLDMEKLFSAIPYEERIAFVPHCLRNSEKCKAKERGSYFICMECGACKISKISKKAKELGYKGIFILKGGRTIEKLVKEFKPKAVLGVACYFEGAQGIELLDNNGGKDKIAVQFVPLTKDGCTDTDVNLDVVLKALSK
- a CDS encoding sodium-translocating pyrophosphatase → MSLFCRTKKVLFSLVAIFAATFLTSNLFASEASLILPDLRSVNFLGVNGHTLLTFGLLLCLCGLLFGFLQYLHVKKLPVHKAMKEISELIYETCKTYLIAQGKFLMMLELFLAIIIVVYFGVLRHFETGKIAIIVLASIIGILGSYSVAWFGMRINTFANSRTAFASLKGLPYPTSEIPLRAGISIGMLLISIELFVMLVILLFIDPSYSGPCFIGFAIGESLGASVLRIAGGIFTKIADIGSDLMKIVFGIKEDDARNPGVIADCTGDNAGDSVGPTADGFETYGVTGVALISFIVLAVKDPIIQVKLLVWIFIMRLAMLIASSFSYGVNSLFSEIKYAKATKMNFEHPLTSLVWITSLVSIAITYFISYFIIGNIGDGTLWWKLAAIISCGTIAGALIPEIVKIFTSTESAFVKNVLNSTRHGGASLNILSGFVAGNYSAYWMGFAIIFLMSVAYIFSKMGLSQLMIAEPVFAFGLVAFGFLGMGPVTIAVDSYGPVTDNAQSIYELSLIENIPNIKQEIKKDFGFDPDFSKAKITLETNDGAGNTFKATAKPVLIGTAVVGATTMIFSIIVLLTKGLAQNLDKLSILHAPFFLGLLSGGAVIYWFTGASTHAVTSGAYRAVEFIKANIKLEGSIKASIEDSKKVVEICTRYAQKGMFNIFLVIFFTTLAFACLQPFFFIGYLISIAIFGLYQAIFMANAGAVWDNAKKVVEVDLKEKGTDLHKATVIGDTVGDPFKDTSSVSLNPIIKFTTLFGLLALELAIELPTILSRMAAAIFFIIAVTYVVRSFTSIRIEK
- a CDS encoding M48 family metallopeptidase, whose amino-acid sequence is MEFKINLYLVIILTILIGGYLLDVLVEYLNIRNLKTGLPEEFKGVYDPQRYETSQKYLKENTIFGIFQDTFFLLIIIFFIFSASFDIVDKFARSYGLGSILTGLIFAFTLLLGFQLLKIPFSAYHTFIIEEKYGFNKTTIKTFITDILKGWILGGFIGGIVFAGIIWFFAVFGKFAWFYFWISFSIFELFLTFIAPVLIMPLFNKFIPLEDGDLKRSVEDYAQKENFKIKGLFKMDGSRRSTKSNAFFTGFGKFRRIVLFDTLIQKHTTDELVSVLAHEMGHYKKKHILKSIILSFLESALMFFILSLFINNTGLAKAFKMEYVSIYSSIIFFGFIYSPLNLILSIFGNWFSRKNEYEADRYAAETYKKPDAMINALKKLTVDNLGNLTPHPVKVFMEYTHPPILKRISASRQLNLTP
- a CDS encoding PilZ domain-containing protein gives rise to the protein MENSCEYKERRNFARHPLDIPIEIQMDEVAASEHEYLIDISAGGLCFKSKIGLKKGKIIHIKIPLIKPIFEAEGEVMWSKKRNDHYDVGIRFVQDIDAFRIRMVEQVCHIQQYKDDVKEKEGRALNGTQAAIEWIRKYAAKFPKESEMKNK
- a CDS encoding YhcH/YjgK/YiaL family protein — protein: MIVDKISNSNRYVKIHPGFKDAFEFLKKENLSFIPDGRHQIAGNIVYVTIARQKGKGKKESKLEKHSEYIDIHFVLEGTDEIGWRSFDECKKIIEMPEPGKDVESFSDEPDFYFKLRPGDFAIFFPEDCHAPLSHENSLRKGVIKVAV
- a CDS encoding DedA family protein gives rise to the protein MVTKILTILSLFIISTINRMGYIGIVLLMAIESACIPLPSEVIMPFSGYLVSQGAFNLWIVALMGAIGCVLGSIVAYYAGMWGGRVWIEKYGKYVLISHHDLDMADRWFEKHGDITVFFARLLPVIRTFIAFPAGVARMKMFPFIVYTFVGSYIWCLVLAWIGKRLGEHWDYLKVYFHKFDLVIGIVIVAGIVWYIKRHINSFKKNSGPKK
- a CDS encoding glucose-6-phosphate isomerase; protein product: MPQTVKINYSNCLNPFIGETGIDIKDIEALQPSINKAYESIQNQKKQGKLGFMELPYKTDLAKKIKTAAKLVSSKFENFVVIGIGGSALGNIALQQALRHPYWNLLDKKSRKGGLKLFVPDNVDPDLISGLCDVLDVKKTIFNVISKAGSTAECLANYFILKKILKNKVGKKYNQHLIITTDPVKGYLRETVIKENLLSFEVPPNVGGRFSVLSPVGLVSAAFSGIDIEKLLLGAKIMDEKCSTPEIMRNPAALYALIQYLFYWKGRPMSVMMPYSNALYGIADWYRQLWAESLGKKTNRKNNKVFVGPTPIKALGATDQHSQVQLYIEGPQDKIITFLSVEKFNKKVLIPSFDKHYLGGRTLNELLKAEEEATRLALTQEGRPNITLSLPDISPETVGQTLYLLELATAFAGELFDINAFDQPGVELGKQLTYALMGRSGYEEKKKEIELNLSNSKNSNYIV
- the proB gene encoding glutamate 5-kinase: MRIVVKIGTNTLTKKNGELDNEQITSFAKDTAKLVKVGHQVLIVTSGAIGAGMGKLGFKNRPSSLQEKQALAAVGQPLLMDIYQDAFSKLGLTIAQVLLTRHDFDDRKKYINARNTLNSLLKLGVIPIINENDTVAVEEINFGDNDTLSALVASGVSADWLFILTDVEGLYKGVPGKSELIHTVDAITPEIEKYASGVSGSGKGVGGMKTKISAANIATKTGVKTVIANGTEEMIIQKILDGEKRGTIFLPSKKLEARKHWIAFGPKCKGKIIIDEGAAKALLKGGKSLLPSGVIGTEGTFSAGDTVSIIGHDKKEVARGMVNYSKDFIEKIKGKKSAEIQKMFSEAIFDEVIHRDNLVILD